Proteins from a genomic interval of Neovison vison isolate M4711 chromosome 4, ASM_NN_V1, whole genome shotgun sequence:
- the EN2 gene encoding homeobox protein engrailed-2 encodes MEENDPKPSEAAAAEGQRQPESSPSAGSGGGGSPGDADTGRRRALMLPAVLQAPGNHQHPHRITNFFIDNILRPEFGRRKDTGTCCAGAGGGRGGGAGGEGGAGGAEGGGGAGGAEPLLGSGREARQNAPSAPAPLPGGGGGGGGDSPGDGEGGSKALSLHGGAKKGGDAGAPLDGTLKARALGSGDLSVSSDSDSSQASANLGAQPMLWPAWVYCTRYSDRPSSGPRSRKPKKKNPNKEDKRPRTAFTAEQLQRLKAEFQTNRYLTEQRRQSLAQELSLNESQIKIWFQNKRAKIKKATGSKNTLAVHLMAQGLYNHSTSAKEGKSDSE; translated from the exons ATGGAGGAGAATGACCCGAAGCCCAGCgaagcggcggcggcggaggggcAGCGGCAGCCGGAATCCAGCCCCAGCGCCGGCTCGGGCGGCGGCGGCAGCCCGGGCGACGCGGACACTGGCCGCCGGCGGGCTCTGATGCTGCCCGCGGTCTTGCAGGCGCCGGGCAACCACCAGCACCCGCACCGCATCACCAACTTCTTCATCGACAACATCCTGCGGCCCGAGTTCGGCCGGAGGAAGGACACGGGCACGTGCTGTGCCGGCGCGGGAGGAGGACGAGGCGGTGGAGCCGGCGGGGAAGGCGGCGCGGGCGGCGCGGAAGgaggcggcggcgcgggcggcgcgGAGCCCCTCCTGGGGTCTGGCCGAGAGGCCCGGCAGAACGCGCCCAGTGCGCCCGCACCGctgcccggcggcggcggcggcggcggcggcgactctCCGGGCGACGGGGAAGGCGGCTCCAAGGCGCTCTCGCTGCACGGCGGCGCCAAGAAAGGCGGCGACGCCGGGGCCCCCCTGGACGGGACGCTCAAGGCCCGCGCCTTGGGCAGCGGCGACCTGTCGGTGAGCTCGGACTCGGACAGCTCGCAGGCCAGCGCCAACCTGGGCGCGCAACCCATGCTTTGGCCGGCCTGGGTCTACTGCACGCGCTACTCGGACCGGCCTTCTTCAG GTCCCAGGTCCCGCAAACCAAAGAAGAAGAACCCCAACAAAGAGGACAAGCGGCCCCGCACGGCCTTCACGGCGGAGCAGCTGCAGCGGCTCAAGGCCGAGTTCCAGACCAACAGGTACCTGACGGAGCAGCGGCGCCAGAGCCTGGCGCAGGAGCTCAGCCTCAACGAGTCACAGATCAAGATCTGGTTCCAGAACAAGCGGGCCAAGATCAAGAAGGCCACGGGCAGCAAGAACACGCTGGCTGTGCACCTCATGGCCCAGGGCCTGTACAACCACTCGACGAGCGCCAAGGAGGGCAAGTCGGACAGCGAGTAG